The Watersipora subatra chromosome 7, tzWatSuba1.1, whole genome shotgun sequence genomic interval tatttggtatcaaaaggttcaccatgttttactctgctgtgctgtaggtgcagaatatgtggaaatgtgatcacaagcttttaaaagctcgaaaacaaacagttaatcgcagccatcacgaaagcgccgtagtttggaatttCTTTATTGGGCTGACGTAAtccaacagtttggttattgttttgacacgtgatgttatcacgttaaattaaaagtcaataaaaggctcaatataaaacttctcgtagcactagtttatgagaaATACATCGAGTTTTACCAAAAAGCCCGTATcgaatataaatgctcgctacttcacagtatcGTATCAGCCTGgtttaatcatctagtcataatctgatcatgcaaCCCACATTTGCTGCCAAATCGCGCGAACAGTTTCTGCAACTTTTTTcgactatcgcaggtgaccaacaagctcctcatgttcatcagaAGATGCTACTTTTTCGAGCTAAGATtagaaatttaaacaaattatcaTGGTGGGTTTTAAGATATCAACGCTCAAATGACAGCTTTACCattatgataaaatagacgaataaggacaatagatatggttttattgaaagagtgaatatatttgtgaaactatttcgacgaatgaagttgcatgaaagtgtaaacagaagccatcttgttcaaactacgtcctatttgagccgttttggaaattgattccaatctacggcgtttttgtgatggctgcggttaactgttcgtttttgagcttttaagagcttttaatcacatttctgcATTTCCACATTtccagcagagtaagacattgtgaatctgttgataccaaataactgtgatttgaattttgttgcaagtcaacctttaacatctTTGCTTAACGCTTAagtttaactttttattttttatgttggaCTGGTTtgctttgtttattttagtttgaAAGCTTGATCAGTCGAAATAGTTCAAAGAACGTTTCAAAACCAATACACTTTGTACACTTTTACACTTACATCCAGGTTGTCTCATATTAGATTTAATGTAAGTAATGAGAGTCAGCCTGGCTTGGcaactattaaaaaaaatggATGCtgctaatttttataataataacaacaataaaattgGTATGGAAAAATTTTGTGGTATGTTAGTATTTcagttataaaaatgtttttcaaaggCTTAGTAATTTGGTAAAAAAGTATATAtggtgtttttaaatttatattgagATCTGAAATAAAGCTTTCAAAAACCTTGACATTCAGTAGCtactttttgcaaaaaacacttttgcaagttgcatttaatattgaaatgaaTGAGTGTCTTAAAATTGTAGCCAAATCCGTACAAAAATTATCTATTGGAAATGTGTCTAATACAATGTTTTTAGACATTCACTTGCTAGCTTGGTGTAAAAAAAGCGCAAGTCAAAGTTATTGTTTAAAAATCAAGCGAGATAAAGTAATTACCATAAATGCTGGGTTACAGGTCAAAAATATGTCACAAAGTTTCAGCTTAAAAGTCTACCCACAGTTGATTTGACAGTTGCATTTTTCATGAGACAAATTCTAGTAAAATTcttgactatcacaggtaaccaacaggcttcgcatgtttatcagaaaatgatttgcattccttcgagctaaagttaaaaaattaaactaattttttggCTAGGTTTGATATATCAGtactcaaagtgacagcattacaatgaagatgatgaaataaatgcgtaagaacaacagacatagttttattgaatgcatgaagtatatttgtagaAATATTTCAACAATTGAAATATTTCTACAAATATGCCCACACCTTGCCCATCCATCTTTTTTCTCATACATTAATTGCGATTCCTGACAGAACTCTGTCCTGCAGTATAGCTTTTCTATTGAAAACATGCATACTGTATTATAAAAGGTGGCAGTTGGGCTCATTCTATTGGCAAGGTGAGCAAATACAATGATAAAGTATTATTCTTCATGTCTGGTTGTCTTCACTAAAACTGTTGTCTCTGTTTCTTTTGCTAATTGCTGTACTCATTCCCGATGGCACAAAAAACATTGGCGGTTGTGCTGATGGCAACTTTGAATGCCAGTTCTTCAGCAACGGATTGCCTGCCTCTGATGCCAGTTGAactattagcaatcaaatgatTTGAGCTAGAGAAGAGGGTTGGTTTATATGGCAGGTACAAGGCCAAAACCAGAATTCTTAAACCAAATTTTAGACTTGACTTACGCTGGGTTGACTTGTTCATCAGAATTTACAATAATGTGTAAAAGTGGCCAGTAAGCAACTGCAATATATCGAAAGAAGCCAGTTGGTATCAGCCTGTGCTAAAATGATCCTCATGAATACCAATACTTTTTAGAATGCACCATATAAGTGTAGCTGCCTTATAAAAAGCCGTATTATTACACTGATGATGAGCAACCACACTTCGCTCTCAGTTTAATAAAATGAGtatatttcaaaaacatttcaataaaTAACACACAGAGTTGTTGTACACAATCCGAAAGGGATTAATGAAATTGCGGAGTGAGTCAGCTGCCCAGCCGATCTTACTCCTGATAAAATGGCTGAACGGAGTCTTATTGTCACAGCAGGAGATTCTGTCATAAGTGAGCCTGCTCAAGACACCGATCTGGCTGTTAGAGGACCGGCAAGCCGAGACTGTAGAAGAGGACAGATTCTATCGCAAGAGCTGGCTAAATAAGGAGCTTGCATGCTGTTACTTGTATGTGCACACATTGTTGTTCTGGATAAATCGGCTGTATTTATtcttgtggagagtaaagggAGCCCACAGTTTTCTTAACATTAATGTCAGCAAATGATTTTGCAGTCATCGGTATTCTTAGTGTTAACAGTTGACATGTCCAGACTATTTATGGCCGCACTACAGCCTTTCTAAAAAGTTAGCtttttaagtttttcaataaCAAAAGTAATTCTGATATATATGATTTAGGcttgaaaaatgtgttttatcaAATCAATGCTCCTTTTCTTTTTGCATACAGACTCATGTCATCTATGTAGAAGAATTACTTTGTCTCGGTGCCACTCTAAAACTTGTATCATTATTTAGCGCCCTTCATTTTGTTTATAGGGTTTAGGCCTATGCAAAGAAACAGCAGTGATTAGTTGTCACCTTCATAAGTGCCACGGTTAATTTTGACAATCGCCAGCATTTGTCATTAGCCTTCAGTTCTGTTTTCTAGTGGGTCATCAACATCCTGATGAGTTCTACAAAGGTGGAATAAAAATTGTGCAATGTCAAGCACACAAGTGTTCAACTCTGGAGAATTGAGTCAAGGATTCTGTTGGCAATTCAAACTAAAAGGCTTAGATCATGTCAGGTCTAGGCAGAACTCAGTTCTCCAAATGCTGTACTTTCTGCACGGACATATTTTCTCTAACAAAAATTTTCTGCATTTAATGTATGTTTTGCTGATAGTGAGTTATTGAAGTTGGTTCTCTATGAGCCTCATCAGCTAATCTGCAGTGGTTTCGTGAGTAGCTTCTATCTCTTATGTGCCTTTTCAGAAAGTTGAAGAGCTGCCTTTGAAAGGATATGACATTGACCTGTGCCATTCCCTATACACACTAAATACACTCCTGATAGTAATGCGAGTGAACAGATTGTTCACTCCGTTGTTATCATGTTCTTAGGTGTATCATCTCAGTCATGCTGAGAGTGCTATTAGTTGCTGTTTggcaaactttaaaaattcCTCTGTAGCTTCTCTATTTTGATGCTCCAAATGTGTTGTATTTTTTCCCTGAATCTGATAACCTTCTCATGCAAAGCCTTAGCAATATTAAGTCTTATAGAATGGATAACACATGCAGTTAGTAGTGCATGTACATAATGACCATGAGGTCCAAAGTTGTATTCTAACCAGCTAAGCTTTTAATGATGCCTTGAAAAGATTCCTGCTCATATAATGTCAAGTTCAGATATCATTTGGTTCCATGAATTACGTGCTGCCAGTAGCTAAACCATGATAAGCAGGAGCAGCTGAAGTACTGGGTCAAAACTGACAAAATAGATTCTGATTAGCATTTATACATGATTAGTTAAAGCCCTTTGTTTCTCTCTATTTACTGTTTGGAGAAATTTCTACAAACTCTACACTGCAGACAATAGTCTCCATGAGAGTAGAATATATTCTCATTTTGATCAACTGTTTATTCacacatttaatttaaaattttacaaaagaaatttccaatttcagttCTTCAAAAAGAGTAAAAACTTGAAGTTGTCACATTAAACTCTCAAGACTGGCTTCAATAAACCTGTTATAagtttcaatgaaatacaaatgaTAAAACGTTAAATGTTACAAGTTGTTCAGCTCCAGGACAATGACTATAATACGAGTAAAGAAGCTGCAGCACTTTTAGCATCcgatgaaaatgtaaaaatattgtttattcttctcatttttcacaattttaagTTTTCGAAAAGGctacaaacaacttttaaattccTAAAGTATAAAGTTGTGTAAATCACAAATACCGTGCATTTTTTCATGTAGAAATAATACTTGTTTATCTCACACTTTTTTAGTGCCGCTCACATCTGCATGTTTAGAAGTGTCATTTTCTGGGTCATAGTTTAGAAATTATACTTTCGACTTGTGGGGATACTGTCTAGAAAAAGTAATGAACATGCATGTTTATTACCTGAATAGTTGAGATAAATTAGAGACACTCTTTGTAGCTTGCGCTATACCTTAGTATATTTATGTTCTAATAATACTTAAAGAGTGTCATTGCAAAACATGTGTCCTAAAAAGTAGATTTTTTATCGCaagttaatataattttattatcacaAAACAGAAGAACACGCATTTTGGTTTCACCGGTTACAAAATATTAGAAAAGTAACTCATGAGTAACTTAGCACACCGAGTAGATTACACAAAGAAAATATATGAAAAGTGTATTTTCAATGCCAgtcaaattttttaaatgtttggaGTAGTCTTCTCTTTGTCATAAGCCAACATTTCAGTAactgttttgtttacattttagtaTTACTGCTGTCTTTTCATATTACTAGGTTTAATAGAAaagtacaataattattattgttcacACTAAAGTAACAGAGAGTCAAGTATAGCCTTTTATGCTATTATCTTGTATAGAGCCACTTGTCATCCCCAAGCAGGTCTCTGAGCTCCTGGTTAAACGGCTCAAAGAATGCATCCATCATAGGAATTGTCTCTGCTAAGATAGGCTTGGGAGGAAGAGGAGGAGATGGACCAACTGTGGTAGGAGGCTCATCGTATTCAAGGCCAACAAAGTTGTAGACTTCTTGCATGACAGTGCCTGAGCTTGCTGAGTATTCTTCTATTTTGACAAAGTACGTCtacaagaaaacaacttcattgTTCTTGCTAACGTTATGAGGCAGCTTTGAGTTTTTATATCTGAATGTAATAAACAGtttattgtttgtaaaatttaggTAAAAAAAAGTTGATATATGAATAAAGATTTCTAAGAATCAAGTTTTTAGTaactcaaataataaaattggaaatttcacaatcatcagaaactgtaatgatattattaagttttcattaaatttagttttttgctCTCAAATGGCTTTACTTCAATTGGAGCTTGACCAAAACCATTTCATAGTATTTGATGGAAGAGTGAATTGCTCAAAAACCATCTCCTAGTATTTTATGGAAGAGTAAATTGCTCAAAAATCATCTCCTAGTATTTTATGGAAGAGTAAATTGCTCAAAAATCATCTCATAGTATTTGATGGAAGAGTGAATCGAACAAAAACATTGGTGTAACCACTTGGTTAATACAGTTCAACGAGTCTGTGATATCTCGACTCAGGTAAGGTTATGCTACTTATGTGGAAGAGACATGTTTGAAAGATTATTGGAAGTTATTTTTTTCAGCACCAGAACTTTGAAAACTCTTTATAGTGATATCCATAGCTTTAGTAGGTAGCAGCTCTAGTTAGTGCCAGTAAAAACCCAGTACTTGCTTATTGAGGGATATATTATGAGGTTGTACACTCTCTTcaccaaattttttttgaaatattttgtgaaTATAGAACATATTTCTGTgataaaaaagaatttgaaactttctattgaattttaaactattttaaccAAACTGAAGAAGGTTGAAGTCAAAGATTGTACAGctaaaatgcattttaaaaatttcacaaGCTATAAGGGTACCCACTTTTCTTGTTTAAATCAACACTGTAAAAATGGTTAAGCTCAAACATTGGGAAAGCAAGTCACCAAATTCTATATTCCACATTCCAATACCAGCTGCTGATAGATAACCTCCAGTATTCAAACTCAATAATAGACAGAGTACAAGTCAAATTATGTTCCTTTTTAGTTTGAGCAAGTATAGAACAAAatgtataaaacaataaaatactttaGTCCACCAACCTGGGAGAGGCTAATTTGTGTGAGAACATGGGCTAGGTGTGTTGAGTAGCAGCCATCGTAAAGCATCTGTGTTTCAGCTAGAGGTGCTGAGCTAAGGAGAGTATTGTGGCCATAGACACATCCAGTAGGTCCGTGAATTGTCATGCAGTTCTTTGCTTCATCTATTCCAGCACTCATAGCATCATGTAGAACCTGATTGCCCACGGTATCCAAGTCTGTTCCTTCCTGTGTAAATATTGGGTCCATCTATCATTGCAACCCTATAAAAGGGTACACTGCCACTATGGTTAGATTAGTAGATTACTATAGTAGATACCACTATTGGCTAGATTGGCTGCACTATCTCACGTTTTAAATGAACGTTCATTTCTAACTGGCAGAGAAAACAGGAATTGTTTAAAACAAGTTTAAGCGGTTTTGAAATAATCCAAAGTGATAATCCTATGATAATCCTATGAACAAAAAATAACGCTGAAGCGCCTTCGTTCATATCCAAAGTTCGACTGCAATATTTTGCTgacatataaaaattataaaatatatatgaagGCTCAAGGGAGAAGTCATCAATTTGTTATGATACTTGACAATAAGCAAATAACTAAGCTACTTCTtgttttttgttgatgtcaGTTGCATACAGGCCTTcagtgaaaaaaaattgattgccaATTTTTGTTCTTTAGAAAATTAAAGCAGTAAATCTTTGCTACCAGCAAATCTCTCTTAAAATTTGAGGTGCTCTTATAATTTCTGATGGCACTGTAATTGTGCCACCCACTTGCAAGGATGGGTAGTTATTTGAAGACGAGATTGCTGGCTACAAATTCATCTTGTTATTAGTAGCATTTGTTTCTATAAAACCTTCCCGCTTTCTACAAATACTATCACAAGAAATAAACCTAGAAATTGggtttattattaatattttgataAATACTGATGCAACttcatatattaataaatagcaTTTAACAGCATatgataaatttatctttttatttaaaaagagaaaCTCTCAAAACACATGGCCAAGTTTAAAATATTCGAAGTTGTTTCACCCTGtctaaaaaatacaaaatatttacatgtatgttgtatgGCTGTAGTGGTCTTACCACGAGGTATGGGTAGAAGTACTCTGCAATAGCTCTGTCAGTTGGATTTTTAATCGTGACTATGAACTTCTGGTTGGCTGACTCTGTGAAGGGAAGCATTGTGGTTGGCAGGTTCACGAGTAAAGTGTCCGTGGAACGAGATACCTATCAAACACACGATTCATATAGCGGGAATTATGTCCTCTTTATAGAATTATGTAAAGTATTGCAGATCAAATACTGTGAATGGTCTGTTTATATGTTATTAGAATTAAAACACTTGAAGCTTACCTCACCAGTTGTCAGGCAATGCTCACAGTGCACATAATAATTCTTTTGACTTCCCGCAGTTCCAACAGAACTCAATGGGTAAGACTCAAAGTATCCAGCCGCTGTCGTGTCTCGCAGTTGTTCAATTGGACAAACATCTTTAACGAGCAGCACAAACCATAATgtttaaatttatgaaaaagaatAATTCTCACATTAAGTTATATTCAAACATCTCACACAACTTAAATTAAGCAAATTATAGATTATACCtatcataaactatacatactatatagaCTAAACATAACATAgactacataaattatatactctaattatcataaactatacatactatatagaCTAAACATAACATAGACTACATAAATTATAGACTCTAATTATCATAGGCTATACATACTATAGACTAAACATAACATAGACCACGTAAACTATAGACCCAGAGTTGGTGGTAAATAATGATACCAGGGAAGCAAATTCTTAAGAATGCAAGTGTAGAGTAGCTGctcaaattaaaaatgaatgaagcaactatttttaaataaaaaaagaaaacttgtTAACTTTTTTGGATTTTCTGGAGAGTTTCGACTAAAAAAACGAAAGCAGGGATAATAAGAGTAAAAGGAAATCAATAGACAATAAATGAGCATATTTTTTCAAGACTGTCTTTCAGCTAAGGCATGAGGGTAAAAGATTAAAATCACCAGTTATATTATAACTGTCAAAAATGGAAAGGGGAAGAAAAAGGTCGGTCAATAGTCTTTACCTATCATCACTTGACTGTAAAAGACTGCAATCAGTGGTTACCATGTAGTTGTCATaaggtgaaagaaaaaatgctaaaatcaATTTTTAGAATGTcaagaatttaaaaatttaaaagcagAAGATGAGAAAACTTGAATCAGTATTTAAAACAGAGCTCTCAATGCTTGATAGTAGAAAATGGGCAAATTATAGGGAGTAGTTGTGAACGAAATTTGTGGTTAGATTCTTGGGTGTAGTAAAAAAGCTGAAGAGATGAAATTATGCATTCGAGGTACAGAAGAATGAGGAAAGAAAACAGTGCACCACTCTATATGGGTAAGTAACAAAATGAGTGTAAGTGTAAATTCAAGTGTAAGTGTAAATGCAGTCTAAGATCTCAAAATGTCTTCTGATATTTACCTCACCCTCTGCATTTCCTACTACTTCTAgcaattattactattactcttccaactactattactgttattttttttcCAATAATATTGCTCTTGTTATtgttaatactattattattgttactattagtaGTAATATTTTGGCAATTTTTACTCGTATCACTATTAACTTTTCTGTTACTAAGAAGTGTGTGCTCATGTCTACCTTCTACCCAAATATTAAGCGAATCAAATAATAAAAGCATGGCTGATAGGATTAACTAACCAAAGATCAGCTGTCCGCTTCCGTCTATAAAAATATCAGCATATCTGGCTGTAACATCAGGATGCTGTTTGATCCATCGGGAGATTTCACCTGTGCCACTTCGCTGAAATCCCAGTTGCATGATTCGAGCTGTGCACACCAGCTCCGAACTATATAAATGTAAACAACTTTTCATAAAAAGAATAATGGCTTATAAATTAAATACTGCCAAACTATTTACAAGCAGCCCGCAGATTGTCATTTTTTATGCTAGCTTAAAGACACAGACTTCAACTGATGTATAATTGAAAATAGAATTCTAACAATTTTCATAAAGAGTAAATAATATAGCTGGAATAATCTTTGCAAAGGAAACAGGCAAAAATGTCCAGAATATGTACAGATATTTACTCTGTATAAAGTCATAACAGGTCAACTATTTGTTACATGCTGTAGCAGCAAGTATAGCCAAAAATCAGGACTCAATCTTTAGCTGCCTCTATctttaaaactatgaaaaatctACTATTACTTTtacatacttattgtacttacTTTCCACTCTCTAAGCTAGCCAATGCATCACTGCCACATGATGAAGCTGTGCAATAGCTGAAACAAGTGCCATTTGGAAACTCAGAGAGAATGCTGGCTTGCTCACAATTGACAGGGTCACCGAGCGTGATTGGATATGCCTCAGGTGGTATCTCCTAAAAAATAGTTATTCTCTTTCACGCAAactttcatcatcattgttttAATCTATCCTAAAGCTTGTTTAGAGCTTATTCTATTAtcagaaatttccaatttttctACCTAATTGTgtcaataatattgattaatcATTCAAGATTAACATTAGGTTCGTGTTTTATCACTCATCTTTACAAGTTGTTAACATTTGctataaaatctaaatttcttTTGTCAAGTTGCGACATGCGCAAGCTGATGCTTTTGCCATTGCATGAATATTTATTTACTACAGGCCAATTTTCTGAAgcaaataataatttcaaaTTGTGACAAATTGAATGATAGTAATGTCCTCAAATTCCATCATATTCTTTTTAAATTCAGGGCAAGTAATAAACTGTGTTGTACTATTCTAGTGGAAACAAGATTAAAGTACGGCTGCATTTATTTTAAGATTGAAAACTATGTGTTACTTTTAAAGTTGTAACATAGCAAAAAAGACTTAATGAACTGAGCACTAAGAGCAACAAAGAACCTGACTAACTTAAGAGTctttaaaaatagctttttcATTACAGGGAAAATCAATTAGCAAATAATCGTATATATCATGGGAAATCTGTTTGTAATTTTCTTAGAAATTTATGTACAAGTACCCAAGTTTCATCATCAACATTGCGTCTGACTCTTCTTCCTGATAGTGGGAGATCTTTTACACCTTCAACAATTTCCATTTGAGGAACTGGTGACAGTTGTCTGTGAGAGTCTTTAGCAGAAAGTTGTGTATTCATTACTAGGATTCCGGTGATGAAAAGCAGTGTAAGAACAGAGAGAATGAGGTCAACAGCTCTCACACGCAAGAACCATCTCTTCAAGCCTGGGAgacaaaacatctaattgtCAAGAACTATGTAATTGCAATGTAAAGTGCAATACAAAATTTGAACTCgtcacaaaataaattttaagaaCAAAACCATGAACTATATTAACAAACTGAGAATTGGAAAATATAATATCGATTTAGTTTTTGTATGTATAGAGTACTACAAGAATATAATTTAACCAACTTATACAAGCTGGAATTAAATGCATTTCTATAGTTTATTAAATCAACCAACTCCGTATTGGTctctatgaaaacaaaaatagtgCAAAATAGTATGTACACTTACCCATTTTTCAAGATCCTTGCAGATGAAAAATAACAATTAAATCCAAAAAGCTGAGTTAATGCTTTGGCTGTCACTAAGGGAGT includes:
- the LOC137399882 gene encoding uncharacterized protein isoform X4 — protein: MGLKRWFLRVRAVDLILSVLTLLFITGILVMNTQLSAKDSHRQLSPVPQMEIVEGVKDLPLSGRRVRRNVDDETWEIPPEAYPITLGDPVNCEQASILSEFPNGTCFSYCTASSCGSDALASLESGNSELVCTARIMQLGFQRSGTGEISRWIKQHPDVTARYADIFIDGSGQLIFDVCPIEQLRDTTAAGYFESYPLSSVGTAGSQKNYYVHCEHCLTTGEVSRSTDTLLVNLPTTMLPFTESANQKFIVTIKNPTDRAIAEYFYPYLVEGTDLDTVGNQVLHDAMSAGIDEAKNCMTIHGPTGCVYGHNTLLSSAPLAETQMLYDGCYSTHLAHVLTQISLSQTYFVKIEEYSASSGTVMQEVYNFVGLEYDEPPTTVGPSPPLPPKPILAETIPMMDAFFEPFNQELRDLLGDDKWLYTR
- the LOC137399882 gene encoding uncharacterized protein isoform X3, whose protein sequence is MGLKRWFLRVRAVDLLLSVLTLLFITGILVMNTQLSAKNSHSQLSPVPQMANVEGVNDAPLSGRRVRRNVDDGTWEIPPEAYPITLGDPVNCEQASILSEFPNGTCFSYCTASSCGSDALASLESGNSELVCTARIMQLGFQRSGTGEISRWIKQHPDVTARYADIFIDGSGQLIFDVCPIEQLRDTTAAGYFESYPLSSVGTAGSQKNYYVHCEHCLTTGEVSRSTDTLLVNLPTTMLPFTESANQKFIVTIKNPTDRAIAEYFYPYLVEGTDLDTVGNQVLHDAMSAGIDEAKNCMTIHGPTGCVYGHNTLLSSAPLAETQMLYDGCYSTHLAHVLTQISLSQTYFVKIEEYSASSGTVMQEVYNFVGLEYDEPPTTVGPSPPLPPKPILAETIPMMDAFFEPFNQELRDLLGDDKWLYTR
- the LOC137399882 gene encoding uncharacterized protein isoform X2, coding for MGLKRWFLRVRAVDLLLSVLTLLFITGILVMNTQLSAKNSHSQLSPVPQMANVEGVNDAPLSGRRVRRNVDDGTWEVPAEVYPITLGVPANCEQATILSEFPNGTCFSYCTASSCGSDAMASLESGNSELVCTARIMQLGFQRSGTGEISRWIKQHPDVTARYADIFIDGSGQLIFDVCPIEQLRDTTAAGYFESYPLSSVGTAGSQKNYYVHCEHCLTTGEVSRSTDTLLVNLPTTMLPFTESANQKFIVTIKNPTDRAIAEYFYPYLVEGTDLDTVGNQVLHDAMSAGIDEAKNCMTIHGPTGCVYGHNTLLSSAPLAETQMLYDGCYSTHLAHVLTQISLSQTYFVKIEEYSASSGTVMQEVYNFVGLEYDEPPTTVGPSPPLPPKPILAETIPMMDAFFEPFNQELRDLLGDDKWLYTR